TCcctcagaacagactggaggttatacacccacatgtgacccccccatggtggtcaggtctggagtcccacatagcagaaactcgggaagatgccttagcagctcaccaagccGCTGTACATAacggcgctgacatcattgcatacacagatggcagcttgacagaacagggagttggagcagcagtggtttcacctctagggcgccaagcagttcacattggctccccagctactcatactgtatatgcagcggaattgcgaggcgtagagatggctctcacccaaataggcaacaCGTTTGGactgacatcacaacgttcccatcgggcctatacagcaatcatctttacagacaatcaggcggcaattcaagcatgttcagctccaggaaggtcttctggccaatatatcctgagcgagattacacgcactgcatctcggTTACAGGAATGCGGCTGGGATATAcggctgtattggctccctggtcatgaaggcatctgcggcaatgagtgtgctgacgctcttgcaaaagaagctgctaattctcCAGTACCCAatggtgtggaggagctcactctcaaagcTAGCATTCGAAGAGCCCTctgcatagaagcagcaaatgcatggaagactgaatgggcTACTTCCAGCCATGGGAGTcccctccgtcgtctatggaaagagccttcaaaagcaccaatgcaactataccaaggcctacggagagccgccacatcagtcctcattcaaatgcaaaccgggaagattgcgcttgctagttatcttggcacctttaaggctatggaatcaactgaatgctcttgtggacgtggtcgtcaagatatacgccatgttctcctccactgtacaaaccaggcaggaccTCGGATGCGTCATCTTACACAaggatcaaggcgggagctggattaccgggcctacctaactcGGCCGGACTTGGtgccgaaggcagtgcgcttcatgcttgagacaggcctcctaggccagtttcaaactctaccaaccacataccgagtcacaacaacagacttggggcaaccggcagcatagcgcagccgaggttacacgcttgcagaagtagggaaggaaacgagacagtatccaacaagcccatggatcttcgtggccatgggaacagcggcacgaaaaccagcagcacgggatatataCAACGAGCGGAATgggatatcaggatatgtgtataaaggcgacgatgtacatagcgactaccattacggcggcttacccggctgccccgcaggacctgccgccactcggcctatagggctgacagatgcgtgtatgaataataataataataataataataataatattttAACTGAATACACAGCGGAAAGACTACTTTCTAAATCGACCGACTTCCACTGACCGGAAATACTTTGAAATTAACATACAGCTGATTTAACTGTAGGTTATCGTTTATAGCTTTCTTTTTGTAATATTATGGATGGTAGGCGAGAAAGAGAGATAGATTATTGGATTTTATGATAATTGTTGATGCTGTGATGGGAcaggaacagagaaaaataCACGCTAGTGACTAAGAATTTTTATGCAGGAAAATTGTGTTGGTATAAACGTACCCTTGGGTATATGCAAATTTACCCAAGCAATATCCCTTGGAGGCTGTATCACGGTTAGGTGTGTTAAGATGGTTAAGGATACCTGCAGTGGAGGGTGTATTGGGGTTGGGTGCATTGAATTGTTGAGCAGACCTACCAGAGGAAGATTGTCACAGGCTCGAAGTagtttatttatttattgttcatacacgcatctgtcggccctataggccgagtggcggcaggtcctgcaggGCAGCcaggtaagccgccgtagtggttatcgctatgtacatcgtcgcttTTCTACACACATCCTGGTatgttattccgcatgttgtatatcccgtgctgctagTTTTCGTGCCGCTGTTCCCATAGCCACGcagatccatgggcttgttggatactacctcgtttccttccctacttctgcaagcgcgtaacctcagctgcactatgctgctGGTTGCCTCAAGTCCGTTGTCgcgactcggtatgtggttggtagagtctgaaatTGGCTTAGGATAcctgtgtcaagcataaagcgcactgccttcggtaccaggtctggccgtgttagataggcccggtaatccagctcccgccttgatccctgcgtaagatggcgcatccgggggccAGCCTGGTtggtacagtggaggagaacatggcgtatatcttgaacCGCGTCCACAAGCacattcagtcgattccatagcgttaaaggtaccaagataactagccagcgcaatcttccctgtttgcatttgaatgaggactgatgtggcggctctccgtaggccctggtatagttgcattggtgcttttgaaggttctttccatagacgacggagggagctCCCATGGCTCGAAGTAGTATACATTGATAAAATAATATCCCTATATAAACTAGTGTAGCAATGCAACGAGAACAGCGCAtctggagaggaaagaagaagagaaatctATCTACTGTGACGGCCAACTCCAACGGCCAATACCGACAAACCCACCGATGGAGCAAACGCTGTCATCTGGACAATCATGGCAAACGATACCGCAGCACCCGGCCGCACAACCCATATGACCGTATGTACTAGTTTTTGAAAAAGACATATAATGTTTTATTCAAACAAGCCTTAGATACAATCCCCCTTGGGAGTAGGTATACTGGACTCCATGGTCACAAACAGCTAGTATTTCGGCGAGACATTGATAACCATCGTAATTCGATTTCGACTATCGATCCTGTAGTTAGCTTGTCCAATATCATTTCGCATGAACCATGGCTCCTAGCAACGCGTATACACTGTCCGAAACTATAAACGTCGATGAAGCAATGATCAAATATAGCATCGTGGTGAAAGTGTACAGCCAAGTGGACACACtgcatatggctcaaccgcTGGGTACACCTACCACAGTTACCACAATCGATAGACTAAACTCTgatcaacagcaacagaCCCATTGGTCACTTTCTCCCAGCCATCGTGGAGCCCGTTCCCCCCAGAGACGCCATGGCCCCATACGAGCTTCAGGTCCGGAATATTCGTTTCTTTGCCGCTGATCCACTCGTTCCAGTTTGCGCGAAGGTCGTTGTGGTACGCTTGTCTGCCGCCTGATGCGATGGCTTCGTCGAGGATGTCTGCGGTGTTGCATAGGATTTTGCCGAATCGTTGCAGTTCGTTGCGCATAGCCAGGCTTTCTCCAGGAGAGTACACCTTTACGCGCGTCAGTTTCATGGATTATGGAATAAGGAAAGGGCTGTACCTTTTGCTCGCCGCCGACGTGGACAATGACAGTCTCTAATCCTTCCAGTTCTGGCTTTGCGCTCAAAAAACCCATCAAGTTTTTTACGGCATTGTCTCTTGCGCCAAAGTCAACGAGTATGATCTTTTGAGGTTTGAATTCAGCTGTTAGGTCAACGGCACCGTCCAACTGCGAGTAATCAAACGCCCCAAAAGGAACTTGTGCATGTCTAGCTGCCACATCCCTAATAGCATCTGGGGCTTGTGTCACCTGCAAAAAGGCCAGGGGCCCACTTCCATGAGCCCTCTTCGTGAGGACCTGCCACGCAAAACCTCGTGCTGTCTTACTCGATGCTGACAAACTGACCAGCACAGCTTGCGAAAGATCCGCGTTATCTTTGGACCAGGGGATTTTCTTGCCCAGGGGACCGATTGGAGGATAGATTTCTGGATCGGACGTGAATGTGTGTCTGTTGAGTAAGTAGCCGGTTTGCCAGATCGCGCCAAAGAGAGAGAACCAAGCCATTTGATTTAGCTGTTCCTCTGGGAAAGTGAAGGATGTCGTGTCGCTCGAAAGTTCATGACGCCTTTTCACTTGGTACTGGTTATACACTGACATGACTTGTTCCCGATGCTTCGACACCTCAACCCAGTAGCCATCCGGCTCAGAAGCTTGCAGTATCAAATCCACCGGCGCGGAAGCCGTCGGCCAAAACCCAAAAAGAAGTGTTCCCGGTAGGAGTGACGAAATACTCGACTCTAGGACGATCCCGAATCCCCACGCTGGGACGATTCCCCATTGTGTGTTATCGCTGTATGGCTCTGGGGCCGCATTCGGGATTGGATATACATCCCACCTGAGATATTCGATTGATGATTGAATTGCTTCATTTGTGGGAAGACAACGTACCAGCGGAGCATCTCCCCCAAGCGAGCATAACTCAGGTTATTAGACGTCAGGCTTATCACAACAGGCTGTACACGGACGCAATCCGTAACCAACTGCTTGCGCTCTGGATAGATAGATGCATCAACCGAAAAGGTTGCGTGAGTCCGATTGTTGGACTTGGAGACCACATGGAATTCCATTTCCTTCGACAAAGTATTTCTCATATAGTCGGAATAATAATGAGGATTGTAGGATGAAAATTTAGCATGTTAGAATATTTGTACTGAAAACCACCCCGCGAAGATAATCCCCCGATGATCCGCCCCAATTAGTGATCGGGGCCTTAATTGCACCGACTCTGGCAATGATTATGTGAACACGGCATCTCTTTTGAGAATATTCATTGACAATACGAATCTCATGTTAGGACCTACTAGGAATGACTGGTATTTATACAAATTGAGGAGCTAGTGATCGCTGTACAATAGTCGCGCACCAAGGTGAGTGACCATGGAAGCAATCAATATACTGGCCATAAATAATCCCCCATTTAGCGCATGTACAATATCTCTAAATACTAATCCAACAACCAATCAATCCATATTCCTTCTCTGCGCTATTCACAATGTCCCAACTCGTTTCAAAaacatcatcatcggcaACACTTTGCTTGCAACGCGACGCAGGGATTCGAATCTTTATAGCGACATCTGCTCACTATTTCCTCAATTCATGTTGAGAAACACTCTCGAGCAGGATATTaagcaagaaaaaagagatgTCCATTCCCGGCTACATGCTCCGTCCGGTGCAATCCGCCGACATTCCTGCCCTGAGTGATCTGTTATACAAGTCGAAGCTCTCCCTCGCAGTCAACTTCTATTCAAAGACTGGCCAAATGAAGCTGTACAAAGACGAAACTACGCTGCCGCCTTTGAAGGTCTGGATCTACCTAAGACTGAGTTTGTGTCCGTTGTGGACGATGAAACCGGAGACCTTATCGGCCATCTTGCCCTGACTCGCAGGTGAACAATATCCAGCACTGAGACACGATCAGTTCTACCTGGAAACGAGCAGAAAATGCCAGAGTTCTTCAACCCGGAGGTTCTCGCAGCAGTTGGGGCTGCTGCAGCTGAGCTGACTCAAGATACGAATAACATCGATCATTATGGTAGGAATTTGCACCAGCCTTCTTCATGAAAATATGTACACGAAACCAAGCTAATCGAACCGGCCTCTAGAACTGACGTATATCATTGTCAACCCCGCACACCGTCGTCGTGGCATAGGAAGAGCTCTAATGGAGCATGTGTTCAACAAAGCGAAAGCTGCCGGAGTGCCAGTCATGCTTTCCACAGAGCCACAGGTATATGAGTTTTTCGTCATATGGCTTTAAGCATGTAAAACACGGGGATTTTGATCTGGCGAAATGGGCTCCTCCGTATTCTGGTTTGGTATTTTCCGGTTGGCTAGTATGAGTTGGGAGAGCCGGGAATAATCATATGACCAAATCCAGTTGACTTCATATGTTATATTCAGATTAAACCTCAACTAAATATTGTATAAGTTTTTTGATGATCTTGAAAAGCGATTGCATTTGGTGTGATACGCGCCAAGATCACGTGACTTCCCGCGTATCGAAACTCCGCCTGGAGCGCGATATTCTGCCACCGCAAAAGCCGGGCCAACGCGGGCAGGAAAGCAGGCCTTCATAACGCCCTTTTTCGCAGCCGCTTCCCGCCAATCACCGCTTCCCGTTCTTTTCCAGATCAACTGTTTCCTCCTCGCTTAGTCAATTCCAGCAAAAAGATAAAAGGGAACCGTCAAATCACGTTTCTCCGCCCGCAAGACATATTTAAACAGGCCTTTTGCTCCcgttttcttctcttttccttccccTCTTTCAACCCTCTTTTTTAGCAGTCCGACGCGTCACGTCCATCACCACTTTTCCATCCCAAAAGTGGTTTTCCATTTCACTATAATACATTTTATACTCTTCTTTTATCTCTAAACACTCAACAACATGTCTGGACGTAAGTTCTTCCTTTTTTGCCTTGTCGTTGGTGATGTCGCGTCTGATCGCCTCCTGCACGTGATGTCGTGATTGCTGCCTCAGGCTACAACACGCCTTCTCGACCTCCATCCACTCGTCTCATACAATACTAACAATCACTATAGGTGGCAAAGGTGGCAAGGGTCTCGGCAAGGGCGGCGCCAAGCGTCACCGCAAGATCTTACGTGACAACATCCAGGGTATCACCAAGCCCGCTATCCGGCGTCTCGCTCGCCGTGGTGGTGTCAAGCGTATCTCCGCCATGATCTACGAAGAAACCCGTGGTGTCCTCAAGACCTTCCTCGAATCCGTTATCCGTGACGCCGTCACCTACACCGAACACGCCAAGCGCAAGACCGTCACCTCACTGGACGTCGTCTACGCTCTGAAGCGCCAGGGCCGTACCCTGTACGGTTTCGGTGGTTAAGCTGCTGTTTGATATTGTTTGCGTGCTTTGGATTTCGATTTCGTGATGGGTATATCTCGGGGTTATGGGCTTGGCGGATTCGCTATATGGTTAACTGGGTCATGGAGTATCAAGGATGCGGGTATTTCTAATGCGCTACGGTGATATTGTTTGATTTATCTATCTACCTTTGGTTTACTGTCGGTGTCAACGACACTTTGATGGATACGGGGTTCGAATTAGA
This sequence is a window from Aspergillus chevalieri M1 DNA, chromosome 5, nearly complete sequence. Protein-coding genes within it:
- a CDS encoding DUF2855 family protein (COG:S;~EggNog:ENOG410PN3E;~InterPro:IPR021276;~PFAM:PF11017) — encoded protein: MEFHVVSKSNNRTHATFSVDASIYPERKQLVTDCVRVQPVVISLTSNNLSYARLGEMLRWWDVYPIPNAAPEPYSDNTQWGIVPAWGFGIVLESSISSLLPGTLLFGFWPTASAPVDLILQASEPDGYWVEVSKHREQVMSVYNQYQVKRRHELSSDTTSFTFPEEQLNQMAWFSLFGAIWQTGYLLNRHTFTSDPEIYPPIGPLGKKIPWSKDNADLSQAVLVSLSASSKTARGFAWQVLTKRAHGSGPLAFLQVTQAPDAIRDVAARHAQVPFGAFDYSQLDGAVDLTAEFKPQKIILVDFGARDNAVKNLMGFLSAKPELEGLETVIVHVGGEQKVYSPGESLAMRNELQRFGKILCNTADILDEAIASGGRQAYHNDLRANWNEWISGKETNIPDLKLVWGHGVSGGNGLHDGWEKVTNGSVAVDQSLVYRLW
- the HHF1_2 gene encoding histone H4 (COG:B;~EggNog:ENOG410PPJQ;~InterPro:IPR004823,IPR009072,IPR019809,IPR001951, IPR035425;~PFAM:PF02969,PF15511,PF00808;~go_component: GO:0000786 - nucleosome [Evidence IEA];~go_function: GO:0003677 - DNA binding [Evidence IEA];~go_function: GO:0046982 - protein heterodimerization activity [Evidence IEA];~go_process: GO:0006352 - DNA-templated transcription, initiation [Evidence IEA]) is translated as MSGRGKGGKGLGKGGAKRHRKILRDNIQGITKPAIRRLARRGGVKRISAMIYEETRGVLKTFLESVIRDAVTYTEHAKRKTVTSLDVVYALKRQGRTLYGFGG